One window of the Takifugu rubripes chromosome 13, fTakRub1.2, whole genome shotgun sequence genome contains the following:
- the LOC115252084 gene encoding bromodomain testis-specific protein-like encodes MECVQDVLSIFINCYTFHKPTDDIILKAKTLQAIFLNKINTMPKLEWDIESEPTRQRQNPTEISKLTSHKPFHRRKLAFTPNENNKVLMWDDDHRPRDSVASRASTVSSGMSLRENSRFLFCKPHQQTHENSTPPKKMRTELQQEIAFQNCGELMELKKHQEEKTHLILRCGEEVSRPPDKHTAAERERLKKEAQTRRRMEADLNRFDLTLQSNLMAEFEEKFL; translated from the exons ATGGAATGTGTTCAGGACGTTTTATCAATATTCATAAACTGCTACACATTCCATAAG CCCACCGATGACATTATTCTTAAGGCAAAGACACTGCAGGCAATTTTCTTAAACAAGATCAACACAATGCCGAAACTAGAGTGGGATATAGAATCAGAACCAACAAGGCAGAGGCAAAACCCGACAG AGATTTCAAAGCTCACATCCCATAAGCCTTTTCACCGGAGGAAGCTGGCATTTACTCCAAATGAG aACAACAAAGTTCTGATGTGGGACGATGATCACAGACCTCGAGACTCAGTAGCGTCCAGGGCGTCAACAGTTTCTTCTGGCATGAGCCTCAGAGAAAACAGcaggtttttattttgtaaaccCCACCAGCAAACACATGAAAATAGCACCCCCCCTAAAAAGATGAGGACAGAACTACAGCAG gAAATTGCTTTTCAAAATTGTGGGGAATTGATGGAACTCAAGAAGCATCAGGAAGAAAAGACTCATCTAA TACTAAGATGTGGAGAAGAGGTTTCAAGGCCCCCAGACAAACACACggctgcagagagggagagactaAAAAAAGAAGCCCAGACCCGTCGCAGGATGGAGGCTGAT TTGAATAGGTTTGACCTGACCCTCCAAAGCAACCTAATGGCAGAGTTTGAGGAGAAATTTCTTTAA